Below is a genomic region from Fusobacterium canifelinum.
AGTTAGCATTAGTTTTTTCTACTGTTCCTCTTGCGGTTATAGGATTTTGTCTTTCTTTAGGGCACCATAGAATATCAAAAAAATATTCATTTGTCTTAGCAATGATAATCATATTTGCATATATTATATTTTTAAATATAGGGATTGTCATGGCAACAGCTGGAAAATTAAATCCATTCATTGCAACTTGGACACCAAATGTACTTTTATATTTATTAGGCTATAAATTGTACAAAGCAAAAGAGGTGAGAGGAATATAATGACAAAAAAAATGGATATGTATATAAGTAAATATTTCATAAAATTCTTTTTAATGAATATAATTGGTTTTATGGGAGTGTTTTTACTTGCACAAACATTTAAAATAATTAAATATATCAATCAAGGTAAACTTGTAGGAGGAGAAATTTTTGATTATATCTTAAATCTATTACCTAAGATGTTTGTTGAAACTGCACCTCTTTCTGTATTACTTGCAGGACTTATAACAGTAAGTATAATGGCTAGTAACTTAGAGATTGTCTCACTGAAAACATCAGGAATAAGGTTTTTAAGAATAGTTAGAGGTCCTCTTATTATAGCTTTTGTAATTTCATTATTTGTTTTTTTTATAAATAATTCTATCTACACAAAATCACTAGCAAAAATTAACTTTTATAGAAGAGGTGAAGTAGATGAAACTTTAAAACTACCTACAACAAAAGAAAATGCCTTTTTTATAAATAATACAGATGGATATTTATATTTAATGGGAAAAATAAATAGAGAAACTGGTCTTGCAGAAAATATTGAAGTTGTTAAGTTTGAAAATGAAATTTCTAAACCAAAAGAAATAATCACTGCTAAAAGTGCGAAATTTGATATTGAAGAAAATAAATGGATTTTTAGTAATGTAAATATTTATAATGTGGACACTAAAGAAACACTTACTAAAAGTGAATATAAATCTAATTTATATAAAGATGACCCAAGCAATTTTATAAGGGCCTCAGCAGAGGATCCTAGAATGTTGACAATAAAAGAATTAAAAAAGACTATAAAAGAGCAAAAAAATATAGGCGAGGATACAAGAATATATCTTGCAGAACTTGCTAAGAGATACTCTTTTCCATTCGCTAGTTTTATAGTTGCATTTATTGGACTTTCAGTAAGTAGTAAGTATGTTAGAGGTGGAAGAACAACAATGAATTTAATTATTTGTGTTGTTGCAGGTTATGGTTATTATCTAGTATCGGGGGCATTTGAGGCTATGAGTTTAAATGGAATACTAAATCCATTTATAGCAAGTTGGATACCTAATATTTTGTATTTAATAATAGGTATATATTTTATGAATAGAGCAGAGTATTAAAATAGAGGAGAGAAAATTTTGGAAAATATTAAATTAAAGAAACTTGATAATGGAATAACACTAATAACAGAAAATTTACCTGACATAAATACGTTTAGCATGGGATTTTTTGTTAAGACAGGTGCTATGAATGAAACTAAAAAAGAAAGTGGAATTTCACATTTTATAGAACATTTAATGTTTAAAGGGACAAAAAAAAGAACAGCAAAAGAAATTTCAGAATTTGTTGATTTTGAAGGTGGGATTTTAAATGCTTTTACTTCAAGAAATATGACTTGTTATTATATAAAACTTTTATCTTCAAAAATTGATGTAGCTATTGATGTTCTTACTGATATGCTACTTAATTCAAATTTTGATGAAGAAAGTATAGAGAAAGAAAGAAATGTAATTATAGAAGAAATAAAAATGTATGAAGATATTCCAGAAGAAATAGTACATGAAAAAAATGTTGAATATGCTTTAAGAGGAGTCCACTCAAATTCAATATCTGGAACAGTTGCAAGTTTAAAAAAAATAGATAGAAAAGCAATTTTAAATTATTTAGAAAAACATTATGTAGCTGAAAATTTAGTTGTTGTTGCTTCTGGAAATGTAGATGAGAAATATCTATATAAAGAACTAAATAAAAAAATGAAAAATTTTAGAAAAGCTAAAAAAGAAGAAATATTAGATTTAACTTATGAAATAAAAAAAGGTAAGAAGGTTGTAAAGAAACCTTCAAATCAAATACATCTTTGTTTTACTACAAGAGGAGTCTCTTCAAATTCTAAATTAAGATATCCAGCTGCAATAATTTCAAATATCTTAGGTGAAGGTATGAGCTCAAGACTATTTCAAAAAATAAGAGAAGAAAGAGGTCTTGCTTATTCAGTTTATACTTATCTTACAAGATTTGAAAATTGTGGATTACTTTCTGTATATGTTGGAACAACAAAAGAAGATTATAAAGAAGTTATAAAACTTATAAAAGAAGAATTTAAAAATATTAAAGAAAATGGTATATCAGAAAGAGAACTAAGAAAAGCTAAAAATAAATATGAAAGTGCTTTTACATTTAGCTTAGAAAGTACAGGTTCAAGAATGAATAGACTAGCTTCAATGTATATCACTTATGGCAAAATTATAAGTCTTGATAAGGTAAGAGAAGATATTGAAAAGGTTACTTTAAAAGATATTAAAAAGGCTGCTGAATTTTTATTTGATGAACAATATTATTCACAAACAATAGTAGGAGATATTTAAAATGAAAAAAGTACAAGTAAAAGTTGTTAGAGAAAAAGGTGTGGAACTACCTAAATATGAAACAGAAGGTTCTGCTGGAATGGATGTTAGGGCAAATATAAAAGAGCCTATAACATTAAAATCATTGGAGAGAATTTTAATTCCTACTGGATTAAAAGTTGCAATTCCAGAAGGTTATGAAATTCAGGTTAGACCAAGAAGTGGGCTGGCAATAAAACATGGAATAACTATGCTTAATACACCAGGAACTGTTGATAGTGATTATAGAGGTGAATTAAAAGTTATAGTGGTTAATTTAAGTAATGAAGCTTATACTATTGAGCCAAATGAAAGAATAGGACAATTTGTTTTAAATAAAGTAGAGCAGATTGAATTTGTTGAAGTTGAAGAATTAGATAGTACTGAACGTGGTGAAGGTGGATTTGGACACACTGGAAAATAAATGGAGATTTTAAAGAACTATGCAAAATAATATTTACTTGAAAAAAATATCAAAATTTAGTGTATTTTTTGTTGTCAATATATTGTTACTTTTTATTATAAGTTTATCCACTATATATAGTGCAACAATAACTAAAAGTGAGCCTTTCTTTTTAAAAGAAATAATTTGGTTTATTATCAGTGTTTTTGTATTTGTTGGAGTATCCTTGGTAGATTATAGAAAATACTATAAGTATTCAACAGCAATTTATATTTTTAATATACTTATGTTATTATCTGTATTAGTTATTGGAACATCAAGATTAGGGGCTAAAAGATGGATAGATTTAGGACCATTGGCTTTGCAACCTTCTGAATTTTCAAAGTTATTTTTGATTTTTACGTTTTCAGCATATCTTATTAATAACTATTCAGATAGATATACAGGTTTTAGGGCAATGTTTATGAGTTTTTTACATATATTTCCTGTATTTTTCTTAATTGCTATTGAGCCAGATTTAGGAACTTCTTTAGTTATTATTTTAATTTATGGAATGTTACTTTTTTTGAATAAGCTTGAATGGAAATGTATAGCCACAGTTTTTATTTCAATAGCAGCTTTTATACCTATTTCATATAAGTTTTTATTAAAAGGTTATCAAAAGGATAGAATAGATACTTTTTTAAATCCAGAACTTGATGCTTTAGGAACTGGTTGGAATATAACTCAATCAAAAATTGCCATTGGTTCAGGAAAAATATTTGGTAAAGGATTTTTAAATAATACACAGGGGAAATTAAAATATCTTCCTGAGTCACATACAGATTTTATAGGTTCTGTTTTTCTTGAAGAAAGAGGATTTTTAGGAGGAAGTATGTTACTTCTTATCTATATTGTTCTTTTAGCACAAATTATTTATATTGCTGATACAACAGAAGATAAATTTGGAAAATATGTATGCTATGGGATAGCAACTATTTTCTTTTTCCATATATTTGTAAATATGGGAATGATAATGGGAATTATGCCAGTAACTGGATTACCATTGCTTTTAATGAGTTATGGAGGAAGTTCCTTAGTGTTTTCATTTTTAATACTTGGAGTTGTTCAAAGTGTAAGAATTCATAGAGGAAATAAATAATGATAGAATACATAATTGATGAAGAATATGAGAGTGTTAGAGTTGATAGATTTTTAAGAAAACATTTAAAGAATATAAGCCTTTCTGAAATATATAAAATGCTAAGGAAAGGTAAAATAAAAATTAATAATAAAAAAATCTCCCAAGATTACAGATTAGTTTTGGGAGATATTGTATTTATATTTTTACCTGAAAATTTTAAAGAAAATAATGAAGAAAAATTTATTGAGCTTAGTCAAGATAGAAAAGAAAAATTAAGAGAAATGATAGTTTTTGAAAATGAAAACTTATTTATAATAAATAAATTATTAGGAGATGTTGTTCACAAAGGTAGTGGACATGACATTTCACTACTTGAAGAGTTTAGAAGTTATTATTCAAATAATAATGTAAATTTTGTGAATCGTATAGATAAATTGACATCTGGTTTAGTTATTGGAGCTAAAAATATAAAAACAGCTAGAGAAATAGCTAAAGAAATTCAATCTGGTAATATAGTAAAAAAATATTATATCTTGGTAAATGGAAAAATAGAAAAAGATGATTTTATTTTAGAAAATTACTTGAAAAAAGATGAAGAAAAGGTTATAGTATCAGATGTCGAGAAAGAGGGATATAAAAAATCTATAACACATTTTAAGAAAATAAAAGAATATAGTAAGTACACTTTATTAGAAGCTGAACTTAAAACCGGAAGAACACATCAGTTAAGAGCACAACTAAACCATATTGGCAACAATATTGTAGGGGATACAAAGTATGGAAAAAATGAGAAGGATGATTTAATGTATTTATTTTCTTACTATTTAAAAATAGATTTATATAATTTAGAAATTAAATTAGAAATACCAAATTTCTTTTTAATTTAACTAATATATTTTTATAACATATCATAGGAGGGAAAAATGGGTTTTTTGGATGGGTATTTTAGGATAACAGAAAGGGATAGTACAGTTTCTCGTGAGGTAATGGGAGGAATTACAACATTTTTAGCTATGGCTTACATTATAATTGTAAATCCATCTATCTTATCACTTTCTGGAATGGATAAAGGGGCTTTAATAACAGTAACTTGTGTAGCTTCTTTTATAGGAACAATTATAGCAGGGGTATGGGCAAATTCACCTATTGCACTTGCACCAGGTATGGGACTTAATGCTTTCTTTACTTATACATTAACATTAGAAAAGCAAGTTCCTTGGCAAACTGCATTAGGGATAGTATTTTTATCAGGATGTTTCTTTTTAATTTTAGCAATAGGTGGTATTAGAGAAAGAATAGCAAATTCTATTCCAGTACCATTAAGATTAGCAGTTGGTGGAGGAATTGGATTATTTATAGCATTTATAGGACTTAAATCTATGGGGATAGTTGTTG
It encodes:
- a CDS encoding LptF/LptG family permease, with translation MTKKMDMYISKYFIKFFLMNIIGFMGVFLLAQTFKIIKYINQGKLVGGEIFDYILNLLPKMFVETAPLSVLLAGLITVSIMASNLEIVSLKTSGIRFLRIVRGPLIIAFVISLFVFFINNSIYTKSLAKINFYRRGEVDETLKLPTTKENAFFINNTDGYLYLMGKINRETGLAENIEVVKFENEISKPKEIITAKSAKFDIEENKWIFSNVNIYNVDTKETLTKSEYKSNLYKDDPSNFIRASAEDPRMLTIKELKKTIKEQKNIGEDTRIYLAELAKRYSFPFASFIVAFIGLSVSSKYVRGGRTTMNLIICVVAGYGYYLVSGAFEAMSLNGILNPFIASWIPNILYLIIGIYFMNRAEY
- a CDS encoding M16 family metallopeptidase — its product is MENIKLKKLDNGITLITENLPDINTFSMGFFVKTGAMNETKKESGISHFIEHLMFKGTKKRTAKEISEFVDFEGGILNAFTSRNMTCYYIKLLSSKIDVAIDVLTDMLLNSNFDEESIEKERNVIIEEIKMYEDIPEEIVHEKNVEYALRGVHSNSISGTVASLKKIDRKAILNYLEKHYVAENLVVVASGNVDEKYLYKELNKKMKNFRKAKKEEILDLTYEIKKGKKVVKKPSNQIHLCFTTRGVSSNSKLRYPAAIISNILGEGMSSRLFQKIREERGLAYSVYTYLTRFENCGLLSVYVGTTKEDYKEVIKLIKEEFKNIKENGISERELRKAKNKYESAFTFSLESTGSRMNRLASMYITYGKIISLDKVREDIEKVTLKDIKKAAEFLFDEQYYSQTIVGDI
- the dut gene encoding dUTP diphosphatase, coding for MKKVQVKVVREKGVELPKYETEGSAGMDVRANIKEPITLKSLERILIPTGLKVAIPEGYEIQVRPRSGLAIKHGITMLNTPGTVDSDYRGELKVIVVNLSNEAYTIEPNERIGQFVLNKVEQIEFVEVEELDSTERGEGGFGHTGK
- the rodA gene encoding rod shape-determining protein RodA, with the translated sequence MQNNIYLKKISKFSVFFVVNILLLFIISLSTIYSATITKSEPFFLKEIIWFIISVFVFVGVSLVDYRKYYKYSTAIYIFNILMLLSVLVIGTSRLGAKRWIDLGPLALQPSEFSKLFLIFTFSAYLINNYSDRYTGFRAMFMSFLHIFPVFFLIAIEPDLGTSLVIILIYGMLLFLNKLEWKCIATVFISIAAFIPISYKFLLKGYQKDRIDTFLNPELDALGTGWNITQSKIAIGSGKIFGKGFLNNTQGKLKYLPESHTDFIGSVFLEERGFLGGSMLLLIYIVLLAQIIYIADTTEDKFGKYVCYGIATIFFFHIFVNMGMIMGIMPVTGLPLLLMSYGGSSLVFSFLILGVVQSVRIHRGNK
- a CDS encoding RluA family pseudouridine synthase — translated: MIEYIIDEEYESVRVDRFLRKHLKNISLSEIYKMLRKGKIKINNKKISQDYRLVLGDIVFIFLPENFKENNEEKFIELSQDRKEKLREMIVFENENLFIINKLLGDVVHKGSGHDISLLEEFRSYYSNNNVNFVNRIDKLTSGLVIGAKNIKTAREIAKEIQSGNIVKKYYILVNGKIEKDDFILENYLKKDEEKVIVSDVEKEGYKKSITHFKKIKEYSKYTLLEAELKTGRTHQLRAQLNHIGNNIVGDTKYGKNEKDDLMYLFSYYLKIDLYNLEIKLEIPNFFLI